AAGGATGTATGCCCGGCAATTAACCGAACGTTATTTTCCTCATGTACCGATTCTTTCATACAATGAACTCGAATCCAATGTAGAAGTACAAAGTGTAGGGGTGGTGAATTTCGATTGAAGGTAAAGAAATATTTGGCACAATCAATGAACGAGGCAATAAAGCGAATAAGGGAGGAACTAGGCAGTGATGCGGTAATCTTAAGTTCAAAGGCTGTATATACTGGTGGTTTCTTAGGATTATTCAAAAAGAGGAATATTGAGGTCATTGCAGCCATAGACCCCGTGTCCCAGCCTGTCCAAACCGTAACCAAACAAAAATCGAAGAAGTTGCCATCAAAGCTGGAAGTGGCAAGTGATGCCTCTGAACCTAATGAAGGCAATAGGGAAAGTGCTGACTTAGTAAAAGAAATCGAAGGTTTGAAAGATATGATAAAGAGTTTGCAAATCTATTCACCTGATAGAAAATATCCGGGGAAACTGCAGAAAATCCACGAATACCTAACCGAGCAGGAAGTGGATATATCACTTCGGTGCCAAATCATGGATGAACTACTTGAAAAATGGTTCGTTTTTAAACAGCAATCCACTGATGAAGAGGTTCAAGTTTGGTTGGAAGAAGCCATGTTCGCGATTTTGGAAAAGGTCGAAAATGGAAAAAACGGGCTGCAAAAAAAGTATATTAATATTGTTGGCCCAACAGGTGTGGGAAAGACAACGACTCTGGCAAAAGTAGCTGCGGAAACCATGTTGAAGCATGATAAAAAGGTGGCTTTCATTACGACGGATACGTACAGGATCGCCGCAATAGATCAACTTAAGACATATGCCAAGATTCTAAACGTTCCCATTGAAGTTGCTTATAATCTGGAAGACTTCAAAAGGGCGGCTGAACGTTTCTCCCATTATGATTTTGTTTTTATTGATACGGCAGGAAGGAATTTCCGTAACCCGCAATATGTTAAGGATCTTAATGAAATCATCCATTTTACAGATGAGATGGAAACCTATTTAGTGTTGTCATTGACTTCTAAACAAAAGGATATGGAAGATATTTATCGACAGTTTGCTACCATACCGATTAAACAGGTCATTTTTACAAAAGCGGACGAAACCTCCACTTTCGGGCCGATATTCAATTTTATACACACTCATAAATTGGGAGCGGCCTATATAACAGATGGACAGAATGTGCCAGACGATATTGAAATAGCTACATCATCACAGCTATTGAAAATGGCTTTCGGGGCTAAAAAATATGAAAGATCAAGCTGAGAATTTACGAAAAAGATTGGAAGCCCGCCAAAATAAATCAATCGCCAAAACGATTTCCGTTTTAAGCGGTAAAGGTGGAGTGGGAAAATCAAACTTTACTTTGAATTTTTCCATTGCCTTATCCCAAAGAGCCAAAAAGGTACTGTTGTTCGACATGGATATCGGTATGGGGAATATTGATATTTTGATAGGTGAACACTCTCCCTGCAGTATTATTGATTTTTTTGAAAAAGATTGTAGTTTGAAGGATATCATCATGCCAGGACCGGGAAATATTTCAATCATTACAGGTGGAACAGGGTTGACGGATCTCTTTTCACTTGATGAAGATAAGTATACCCGTTTTAATGAAGAATTCAGTTTATTGTTGGCGAATTACGATTATATCTTATTTGATATGGGGGCAGGCATCACTAAGGATTCCATGAAATTCCTGTTATGTGTGGATGAATTAGTCGTTATCACGACGCCTGAACCTACTTCTATCATGGATGCATATTCCGCAATGAAATATATCCATTCAGTAAATAAAGAGATTCCATTGTTCCTAGTTTGCAATCGGGTTTTCACGAGTAAGGACGGCAAAGAAACGATTAAGCGGCTCCAAAATGCACTAGTGAAATTTTTGGGACTGGAAACTGTAGCTCTAGGGTACTTGCCAGATGATAGAACCGTTCCCAAATCTGTTACCAAACAAATGCCCTTTCTCCTTTTCGATTCTGAAGCCGATGTATCCAAAGCCATTGTGGACATTGCTTCGAGATATGCAAATCATTCATTTGGGGAAGAATTGACTTTGCAAAAAAGCCATTTCCTCCAAAATATGAAGAGATATTTTTTTGGAAAGTAGGTCTCCTTATATGGGTAAAGTAAAAGTGCTGATAGTGGACGATTCTACGTTTATGAGAAAGTTAATTTCAGAGTTTTTAGCAGAAGATAGCAGGGTGGAAGTCATCGGGACTGCCAGGAATGGAAGAGATGCCATTGACAAAATAAAGGCTTTAAAACCCGATGTCGTGACTTTGGATGTGGAAATGCCGATTATGGACGGATTGGAAGCATTAAACCGGATAATGAATGAATGTCCAACCGCTGTAGTCATGTTATCAAGCACCACGAAAAAAGGAACGGAAAATACATTTGCCGCCATGAACAGTGGAGCCTTTGACTTTGTGGCTAAACCTTCGGGAGCCATTTCATTGGATTTACAAAAAATCAAGAAAGAACTCCATGAAAAAGTTATGGCTGCCAGCAGGGCAAATGTTCACAAACTAGAAAAAAATGCGAAAAATATTGAAAGAAGCCCATCCGTTTGGGGAAAATATAGTAAAATAGATTCAACTGAATTGTCAAAAAACGAAAAAAACCAAAAAAAATGGTCCTATGGATACAAGAAGATGATAGTCATCGGTACATCAACGGGAGGCCCGAGAGCTCTGCAGACTGTCTTGACAGAACTCCCAGAAGAAATTGATGCTCCCATACTCATTGTCCAGCATATGCCCCCCGGTTTCACAAAATCCTTGGCAACACGCCTGAATTCATTATGCAAGATTAAAGTGAAGGAAGCTGAAGAGGGAGAACTGATTCAAAAAGGTGTCGCTTACATCGCACCTGGAGGTTTTCACTTGAAAGTGAGGAAGGTAGGGATGAGCTGGGCAATCCTTTTGGATCAATCCGAAGTGCGTCATGGACATCGCCCGTCGGTCGATGTGCTATTTGAATCGGTAAGTGAAATGAATGATTCTGCGAAAATAGCCGTTATCATGACCGGGATGGGGATGGACGGGTCGAGGGGGCTTACCAATCTTAAACAAAAGGGTCCTTTAAAAGCGATAGCCGAATCACAGGAGACATCAATCGTTTTTGGTATGCCTAAGGCGGCAATCAGTACCAAGTTAATAGATAGCATAGAGGATGTAGAAAAAATAGCTAAAGCGATAATAAGCTATTGTTAACACGTGGAGGTGTGAGATTGTATGGATATGAATCAATATATAGAGGTATTTATAGAAGAAAGTAAAGAACATCTTCAAACGTGCAGCGAACAGTTGCTGGTACTCGAAAAGAACCCGGAAGACCTCTCGATCGTAAACGAAATCTTTCGTTCCGCCCATACCTTAAAAGGGATGTCGGCAACTATGGGATATGAGGATCTAGCCAATTTAACTCATAAAATGGAGAATGTGCTGGATGCGATCCGAAACAGTCAAATCGCCCTTTCGCCTGAATTGTTTGATGTGATATTTTTAGCGGTTGATGATTTAGAAGCAATGGTCATGTCCATTGCTGAAGGTGGAGATGGAAAAAGAAATGTGAAGGATGTTGTCCATCAGCTGGAAATGATTGAAAAAGGGGAGTCGCCCTTTTCTTCCACCATTGCAGAGATTGCAGCAGCTTCTGCCATCCTAGAAAAGAAGGAAATGTTTGCGGGAGAGTACGATGAATTTGAATGGACAGTACTTCAACAGTCCAAAGATCAAGGCTTTAACAGCTTCGAAATTTCGATAGGGTTGCGTGAGGACTGTCTTTTAAAAGCTGCCAGGGTGTTTATGGTTTTCGATGTGCTTGAAAAGTCAGGTGAAGTAATCAAGTCACACCCACCCGTCGAACTTTTGGAAGAAGAGCAATTCGATCGGCAATTTATGGTCACGATGGTAACAACAGAATCGGGTGAAGAGATAAAGAAAAAAATCATGAAGGTTACCGAAGTGGTTCAAGTTGTTGTAAATGCACTTGATCTAGAAAGCATGCTGCATGCAGCCAATTCTAACGAGGATAAAGTTACTGAAATTCTAAAACAAGAGTCAAATAATGCCTTGCTTCCAACTGATAACGATGATAAGAAAAAACAGGCACCCGTTAAGCCGGCATCAAACAAGACCATTCGGGTGAACATTGAGCGGCTTGATATCTTAATGAACTTATTCGAGGAACTAGTAATCGATAGAGGCAGACTTGATCAAATTTCCAGAGATTTGGATAATCAAGAGTTGCATGAAACAGTAGAAAGAATGTCCCGTATAACAAGTGATTTACAAACAATCGTATTGAATATGCGGATGGTGCCAGTGGAAACTGTATTCAATCGTTTTCCTAAAATGGTTCGTCAATTGGCAAGGGATTTAAACAAGAAAGTCAATTTGGAAATCAACGGTGCCAAAACGGAACTTGATCGTACAGTCATTGATGAAATCGGTGATCCTCTCGTCCATTTAATAAGAAACGCCATGGATCATGGAATTGAAACAACTGAAGAACGTTTGGCGAAAGGAAAGAATGAAGAAGGTAAAATCCTGTTAAAAGCATATCACAGCGGTAATCATGTTTTCATTGAAATCGAGGATGACGGCGCAGGCATCAATAAAGATAGAGTCTTGAACAAGGCCCTATCCAATGGAATATTAACTAAGGAAACTGCCGCCACCCTAACGGATAAGCAAATCTATGAATTGATATTCGCTTCTGGTTTTTCGACAGCGGAAACCATTTCAGATGTATCGGGACGGGGTGTGGGGCTGGATGTGGTTAAAAATACTATTGAGTCCCTCGGTGGATCTGTCACGATTGATTCCAAAGAGAATGAAGGATCCATCTTCCTTATTCAACTTCCGCTTACATTGTCCATTATTTCTGTCATGCTGGTTGCAATCCAAAACGAAAAATATGCCATACCGCTTTCTTCCATTATTGAAACAGCAATCATAAAAAAAGCAGATATCATGAATGCCCATAATCAACAAGTTATTGACTACAGGGGGAAGGTTCTACCGCTTCTGTTCTTGAAAGATATATTCGAAGTGCCTATCAGTCAGGAAGAAGAAGAGTCCCTCTCTGTGGTCATTGTAAGAAAAGGCGATAAATTAGCTGGATTAGTCGTTGATTCATTTATCGGGCAGCTGGAAATCGTTCTGAAGTCACTAGGTAATTATTTAACTAGTGCATTTGCAATATCGGGGGCAACGATACTTGGTGATGGTCAAGTTGCTTTAATCATAGATTGCAACACATTGATTCATTGAATGGTAGATAAATGGGGCAGGGTCATGGGACGTTGGTCGACCGTGCCGATTCGTATTTCGTCAAGGCTTCACAATCATCATGAGTTTTTTTAAAAGGAGGGGAATAGATGTCGGAGGATATGAAAGTAATCGTATTTCAAATTAAGGATAAAGAATATGCAATTCCAGTGGATAAGGTCAGTGGTATTGAAAAGCTTCTGCATATTACCAGAGTTCCAAAGGCAGTAAAATTTGTTAAGGGAGTCATAAATTTAAGGGGTGTAATCACTCCAATTATTGATTTACGGGTTCGTTTTGGTTTCGAAGAGGTGGAATACGATGAATCAACAAGGATTATCGTCGTCATTCTGGATGATATGGAAGTGGGGCTAATAGTGGACTCTGCCAATGATGTTTTGGATATTCCAGTGGAGAGTATCGAACCTCAGCCTGAAGTTGTGGGCCATTTGGCTTCAGAATACATTAGCGGAGTGGCTAAAATTGAGAAGCGGCTGCTAGTCCTAATTAATTTGGAGAAGGCCTTAATTCTGGAAATGACTGAAAAAATGTTAAGAGAAGGATAAACATATGTCATTCATTGAGAAAATCACCCCTCTTCACCTCGATATTTTGAAGGAAATCGGTAATATAGGTGCAGGGAATGCAGCAACCGCGCTTTCTGCCATACTTAATAGGAAAATTGATAT
The DNA window shown above is from Peribacillus sp. FSL P2-0133 and carries:
- the flhF gene encoding flagellar biosynthesis protein FlhF is translated as MKVKKYLAQSMNEAIKRIREELGSDAVILSSKAVYTGGFLGLFKKRNIEVIAAIDPVSQPVQTVTKQKSKKLPSKLEVASDASEPNEGNRESADLVKEIEGLKDMIKSLQIYSPDRKYPGKLQKIHEYLTEQEVDISLRCQIMDELLEKWFVFKQQSTDEEVQVWLEEAMFAILEKVENGKNGLQKKYINIVGPTGVGKTTTLAKVAAETMLKHDKKVAFITTDTYRIAAIDQLKTYAKILNVPIEVAYNLEDFKRAAERFSHYDFVFIDTAGRNFRNPQYVKDLNEIIHFTDEMETYLVLSLTSKQKDMEDIYRQFATIPIKQVIFTKADETSTFGPIFNFIHTHKLGAAYITDGQNVPDDIEIATSSQLLKMAFGAKKYERSS
- a CDS encoding MinD/ParA family protein, yielding MKDQAENLRKRLEARQNKSIAKTISVLSGKGGVGKSNFTLNFSIALSQRAKKVLLFDMDIGMGNIDILIGEHSPCSIIDFFEKDCSLKDIIMPGPGNISIITGGTGLTDLFSLDEDKYTRFNEEFSLLLANYDYILFDMGAGITKDSMKFLLCVDELVVITTPEPTSIMDAYSAMKYIHSVNKEIPLFLVCNRVFTSKDGKETIKRLQNALVKFLGLETVALGYLPDDRTVPKSVTKQMPFLLFDSEADVSKAIVDIASRYANHSFGEELTLQKSHFLQNMKRYFFGK
- a CDS encoding chemotaxis response regulator protein-glutamate methylesterase, which codes for MGKVKVLIVDDSTFMRKLISEFLAEDSRVEVIGTARNGRDAIDKIKALKPDVVTLDVEMPIMDGLEALNRIMNECPTAVVMLSSTTKKGTENTFAAMNSGAFDFVAKPSGAISLDLQKIKKELHEKVMAASRANVHKLEKNAKNIERSPSVWGKYSKIDSTELSKNEKNQKKWSYGYKKMIVIGTSTGGPRALQTVLTELPEEIDAPILIVQHMPPGFTKSLATRLNSLCKIKVKEAEEGELIQKGVAYIAPGGFHLKVRKVGMSWAILLDQSEVRHGHRPSVDVLFESVSEMNDSAKIAVIMTGMGMDGSRGLTNLKQKGPLKAIAESQETSIVFGMPKAAISTKLIDSIEDVEKIAKAIISYC
- a CDS encoding chemotaxis protein CheA; translated protein: MDMNQYIEVFIEESKEHLQTCSEQLLVLEKNPEDLSIVNEIFRSAHTLKGMSATMGYEDLANLTHKMENVLDAIRNSQIALSPELFDVIFLAVDDLEAMVMSIAEGGDGKRNVKDVVHQLEMIEKGESPFSSTIAEIAAASAILEKKEMFAGEYDEFEWTVLQQSKDQGFNSFEISIGLREDCLLKAARVFMVFDVLEKSGEVIKSHPPVELLEEEQFDRQFMVTMVTTESGEEIKKKIMKVTEVVQVVVNALDLESMLHAANSNEDKVTEILKQESNNALLPTDNDDKKKQAPVKPASNKTIRVNIERLDILMNLFEELVIDRGRLDQISRDLDNQELHETVERMSRITSDLQTIVLNMRMVPVETVFNRFPKMVRQLARDLNKKVNLEINGAKTELDRTVIDEIGDPLVHLIRNAMDHGIETTEERLAKGKNEEGKILLKAYHSGNHVFIEIEDDGAGINKDRVLNKALSNGILTKETAATLTDKQIYELIFASGFSTAETISDVSGRGVGLDVVKNTIESLGGSVTIDSKENEGSIFLIQLPLTLSIISVMLVAIQNEKYAIPLSSIIETAIIKKADIMNAHNQQVIDYRGKVLPLLFLKDIFEVPISQEEEESLSVVIVRKGDKLAGLVVDSFIGQLEIVLKSLGNYLTSAFAISGATILGDGQVALIIDCNTLIH
- a CDS encoding chemotaxis protein CheW, with product MSEDMKVIVFQIKDKEYAIPVDKVSGIEKLLHITRVPKAVKFVKGVINLRGVITPIIDLRVRFGFEEVEYDESTRIIVVILDDMEVGLIVDSANDVLDIPVESIEPQPEVVGHLASEYISGVAKIEKRLLVLINLEKALILEMTEKMLREG